A portion of the Rhinolophus sinicus isolate RSC01 linkage group LG16, ASM3656204v1, whole genome shotgun sequence genome contains these proteins:
- the TMEM119 gene encoding transmembrane protein 119 gives MVSAVAPSLIVSLLLLLRALPMAAHSVPLKVAFLEDMGGSGEAEGSSASSPSLPPPQTPALSPTSVGPQPTLLAGPKPPTNFLDGIVDFFRQYVLLISVVGSLTFLLMFIICAAVITRQKHKASAYYPSSFPKKKYVDQSDQAGGPQAFSEVPDRASDGRPEDALDSSQQLQADILAATQNLKSPARVAPASGNGARMMEGKSEEEEKGSQEVDQEAQGCGDPVEKPEVPKEPCSAVAEGPVVAGEGPGEPEAAPSLAQEAEGPAGPPESPCACGSIAPSV, from the coding sequence ATGGTTTCTGCGGTGGCCCCCAGCCTCATTGTGTCTCTGCTACTGCTCCTGAGGGCGCTGCCCATGGCCGCCCACTCCGTGCCCCTGAAGGTCGCCTTCCTGGAGGACATGGGGGGCAGCGGGGAGGCTGAGGGCTCATCGGCCTCTTCCCCGAGCCTCCCACCACCCCAGaccccagccctcagccccacGTCGGTGGGGCCCCAGCCCACGCTCCTGGCGGGCCCCAAGCCCCCCACCAACTTCCTGGACGGCATCGTGGACTTTTTCCGCCAGTATGTGCTGCTCATCTCCGTGGTGGGCTCCCTGACCTTCCTGCTCATGTTCATCATATGTGCCGCTGTCATCACCCGCCAGAAGCATAAGGCCTCGGCCTACTACCCATCGTCTTTCCCCAAGAAGAAGTACGTGGACCAGAGTGACCAGGCCGGGGGTCCCCAGGCCTTCAGCGAGGTCCCAGACAGGGCTTCCGATGGCCGGCCGGAGGACGCCCTGGATTCCTCTCAGCAGCTGCAGGCTGACATCCTTGCCGCCACCCAGAACCTCAAGTCTCCCGCCAGAGTGGCCCCGGCCAGTGGAAATGGAGCCAGGATGATGGAGGGCAagtcagaggaagaagagaagggcaGCCAGGAGGTGGACCAGGAAGCCCAGGGGTGTGGCGACCCAGTGGAGAAACCAGAAGTGCCGAAGGAGCCCTGCTCAGCAGTGGCAGAGGGGCCTGTGGTGGCCGGCGAAGGCCCAGGGGAGCCAGAAGCGGCTCCCTCATTAGCCCAGGAAGCTGAGGGTCCAGCTGGTCCCCCCGAAAGCCCCTGTGCTTGCGGCAGTATCGCCCCCAGCGTCTAA